CATCCACTTCTGGTCGACAGTTCGAAGAAGAATAACTTTTTCAAATTCTCGCATTTGCTCTTCGGTCAACTCTTCTTCTTTTTCATCGTAACGCATTTTAACTTTTTCAAGTATCAGTTCTTTCATTTCTTCAGGATCTTTGCCTTTCAGATCCTTCACCGTAACGTCGCCTTCTTCCAGAAGATTGGCACGCATATATTCAACAATTGCTTCAAGCTCCCAGTTCTCATCTTCTTCCTCACTGGTATGAGCTTGTACATTCTGCTCGACGGTACGTTCAATCATTTGTTCAATGATTGAACGGAGATTGTCTGAGGTAAGCACATCATAACGCTGCTTATAAATAACTTCACGTTGCTGACGAAGAACATCATCATAGGAAAGGATCGTTTTACGAGCATCAAAGTTGTTACCCTCAACACGCTTTTGCGCTGATTCTACTGCGCGGGAAATCATTTTACTTTCGATAGGCTGCGAATCATCCATTCCCAGACGGTCCATCATGCTGCGAATATTATCAGAGGCGAACCTGCGCATCAATTCGTCATCCGTAGCCAGGTAAAACTGAGACATACCCGGATCCCCTTGACGACCGGAACGACCACGCAGCTGATTGTCGATTCGGCGGGATTCGTGACGCTCCGTGCCGATGACGGCCAGTCCACCTGCTTCGACAACTCCATCTCCAAGTTTAATGTCAGTACCACGACCAGCCATATTGGTAGCAATCGTTACGGCGCCTCTTTGACCAGCATTTTCAATAATTTCCGCCTCACGGAAGTGGTTTTTGGCGTTCAGGACATTGTGCGGAACGCCGGCTTTTTTCAAATACCGGGAAATGATTTCCGACGTTTCCACGGCTACCGTACCAACGAGAACCGGCTGTCCTTTTTCATGACGTTCTTTAATGTCTTCTACAACTGCTTTAAACTTTCCGTCTGATGTTTTATAAACCAGGTCTGCTTTATCATCGCGGACAATTTCGCGGTTTGTCGGAATCACAATTACGCGCATATTGTAGATGTTCAGGAATTCTTCTTCTTCCGTCTTTGCTGTACCTGTCATCCCGGAAAGCTTCTCGTACATACGGAATAAGTTTTGGAACGTGATGGATGCTAGTGTCATGCTTTCGTTCTGGATCTCAAGGCCCTCTTTTGCCTCAATCGCCTGATGCAGTCCGTCACTATAACGGCGTCCTTTCATTAGACGTCCAGTGAATTGGTCAACAATAACTACTTCTCCTTCATCAACCACATAATCCGTGTCGCGGTGCATAGACGTATGAGCTTTTAGAGCCTGGTTAATATGATGGATCAGCGAGACATTAGAAAGATCAAATAAATTTTCAATCTTGAAAAAGCGCTCGGCCTTGTTGATTCCTTCTTCTGTAAGCTGAACGTTTTTTGTTTTCTCATCATATGTGAAGTCCTCTTCCTGCTCCAGTAAACGTACAAAAGAGTTGGCAGATTGATAAAGATCGGCTGACTTCGATGCCGTACCAGAAATTATTAAGGGAGTACGTGCTTCATCAATAAGAATCGAGTCTACCTCATCAATGATGGCAAAATGAAGCGGCCGCTGCACCATCTGCTCTTTATAAAGCACCATATTGTCTCGCAGATAATCAAAACCGAACTCATTGTTCGTCCCATAAGTAATATCTGCTAGATAAGCTTCACGCTTTTCATCTTTGGCCATCCCATTTAAATTCAATCCTACGGTCAATCCTAAGAAGTTGAAAAGTTCTCCCATATCTTTTGCATCACGGCTCGCCAGGTAATCGTTGACCGTAATGATGTGAACGCCTTTTTCTGTAAGGGCGTTTAAATAAGCAGGCATGGTAGATGCAAGTGTTTTACCTTCACCTGTTTTCATTTCGGCTATATTTCCCTCATGCAGCGCGATTGCACCGTCAAGCTGCACTTTAAACGGACGCATGCCAAGCACACGTTTGGAACCTTCACGAACGACTGCGAAGGCTTCTACTAATAAATCATCTAATTTTTCGCCATTTTGATATCTTTCTTTGAATTCATCAGTTTTCTGACGTAATTCATCGTCGGAAAGCTTTTCATATTCAGTTTCTAAAGCGTCGATATCCTCAGCGGTTTTATCGAGACGCTTCAATTGACGTGAGTTACCATCGCCAAATATTTTCTTTAAAGTTCCTAGCATTGCAACCGCTCCTCTATTGGTTTCGAATCTTCGGTTGGTTAGTTTAATCCATATATTATCATAACACTAAGAGAAGCTGACTGACAATAAAGTACACACCCACGATGAACGTTTTGTGGCGGGCTTTAGATCCATTGCGATGGATCTGCTGAAACTTTTAAGACGAAGCCGTAAAAGGAGATCGGTGCTCCCGTATAAACTGATGTTCGACACCAAGCTGTCGCTGATAAAGTTCATGTACCCGACGGTTGGTTGCGCCGATAATATCCACTAATTGAGCGATCGTTTCTTCTTGTTGCCTCAAACGCTGATATAAAAAATCACAATCATGACAAGAGTCAGTAGATTTCATTGGTTTTCCTCCTGAAAGTTGAGTTCATAGTCTTTTTATATCATGAAGAGTCATAAGAGGCGAATGCTCAAATTTAAATTTTTCGAGCTTTGTATAGAATATAAATGGGGTTTTATGTAGAGAAAAACTTATAAACAACCATGAATCCTGTGGAAATGTTTAGTATTTCATCCATTTAAAAAGCACCCCTGGCCAACAGGGGTGCTTCGTCATTTAATCTCAAGTTTCAATTAGGCCATAACGTCCGTCACGGCGTTTATATACGATGTTTGTCTCATCAGTATTCGCATTTGTAAAAACGTAGAAATTATGTCCCAGCATGTCCATCTGCAGGGCAGCTTCTTCACTGTCCATTGGTTTCAGGTCAAAACGTTTCGTTTTTACAATTTGAATATCAAAATCACTGCTTTCTTCTTCTTTCAACTGCTCTTGCTGAGCTTCACGTTCCAGTTCAGCAAATACATGTTTTGGAGCACCTTCCTGGCGGAACTTACGGTTTACCTTCGTTTTATGCTTACGAATTTGTCGTTCCAATTTATCAACCACAAGGTCGATGGCAGCATATAAATCTGTATTGTGTTCCTCCGCACGAAGAAGCAGGTTCTTCATTGGAATTGTGACCTCGATTGTCTGCTCATCATTATAGACACTTAAGTTTACGTGAACCTCAGAAGATGGTGGATTATCAAAGTAGCGCTCCAGTTTGCCCACCTTTTTCTCCACATAATCCTTAATAGAATCTGTCACTTCTAGGTTCTCACCACGAATGGTATATTGTAGCATAAGAAGTGTCCTCCTTTCATCCTTATGTGATATATATTCTATCATACCCTGACCCTTTCCTGCATAAACTATCTAAAAATTTTGTCAAATTTGTGTCGGTAATTGTTGGAAAAGCTGCCAAGCCGGATTAAATGCGGGTTTCGGGATGAAATTTGTCTGGGCATACGGACTCCTGTGGAACCCAGCACTGATCAAATCAAGATAGACTTAATGCACAATATATGGTTTCACATATGACTGCATTTGGCTTCTCCAGCTCTCATAAGCCGGTACTACCTTTTCTACAAGCAGCTGCCGTTTCTCCTCATTTGTTTCAAGCTCAAACCACTGTTGCAAAAGCTTCACGACATCATGGAAGTCCCCAATTAACGTAATCAGATTTATATCCTCATTAAAAAGCGCAACCATTTGTTCGTGACTGGTACTTGCCTTATCAAGGGCCAGCAGCACATCTTGAAACACTTGCTGCACTTCTGGCGCTGCTTCTTCTTTAATGTTCTTTTCTAAGTATTCCAATGCATCGCTGATCGTATTTAATAATTGATCATAATCAAATAATAATTGATGCTGTTCGACGGTTAGTTCTGACAAAAAATCACCTGCTAC
The Halobacillus halophilus DSM 2266 DNA segment above includes these coding regions:
- the secA gene encoding preprotein translocase subunit SecA, yielding MLGTLKKIFGDGNSRQLKRLDKTAEDIDALETEYEKLSDDELRQKTDEFKERYQNGEKLDDLLVEAFAVVREGSKRVLGMRPFKVQLDGAIALHEGNIAEMKTGEGKTLASTMPAYLNALTEKGVHIITVNDYLASRDAKDMGELFNFLGLTVGLNLNGMAKDEKREAYLADITYGTNNEFGFDYLRDNMVLYKEQMVQRPLHFAIIDEVDSILIDEARTPLIISGTASKSADLYQSANSFVRLLEQEEDFTYDEKTKNVQLTEEGINKAERFFKIENLFDLSNVSLIHHINQALKAHTSMHRDTDYVVDEGEVVIVDQFTGRLMKGRRYSDGLHQAIEAKEGLEIQNESMTLASITFQNLFRMYEKLSGMTGTAKTEEEEFLNIYNMRVIVIPTNREIVRDDKADLVYKTSDGKFKAVVEDIKERHEKGQPVLVGTVAVETSEIISRYLKKAGVPHNVLNAKNHFREAEIIENAGQRGAVTIATNMAGRGTDIKLGDGVVEAGGLAVIGTERHESRRIDNQLRGRSGRQGDPGMSQFYLATDDELMRRFASDNIRSMMDRLGMDDSQPIESKMISRAVESAQKRVEGNNFDARKTILSYDDVLRQQREVIYKQRYDVLTSDNLRSIIEQMIERTVEQNVQAHTSEEEDENWELEAIVEYMRANLLEEGDVTVKDLKGKDPEEMKELILEKVKMRYDEKEEELTEEQMREFEKVILLRTVDQKWMDHIDQMDQLRQGIHLRAYGQNDPLREYQFEGFGMFETMVGKIDEEVARYVMKAQIRNNLQRQEVAQGAKAVSSDGEESKESKKRTPYVKADNVGRNDPCPCGSGKKYKNCHGK
- the hpf gene encoding ribosome hibernation-promoting factor, HPF/YfiA family — protein: MLQYTIRGENLEVTDSIKDYVEKKVGKLERYFDNPPSSEVHVNLSVYNDEQTIEVTIPMKNLLLRAEEHNTDLYAAIDLVVDKLERQIRKHKTKVNRKFRQEGAPKHVFAELEREAQQEQLKEEESSDFDIQIVKTKRFDLKPMDSEEAALQMDMLGHNFYVFTNANTDETNIVYKRRDGRYGLIET